A DNA window from Rhizobium sp. NXC14 contains the following coding sequences:
- the nrdE gene encoding class 1b ribonucleoside-diphosphate reductase subunit alpha, translated as MDTGTNLTRDAGAKPLKAAETLDYHALNAMLNLYDDEGKIQLNKDRMAAKQYFLQHVNQNTVFFHNLREKLDYLVTEGYYEQEVLDQYSFNFVRDLFDQAYARKFRFPTFLGAFKYYTSYTLKTFDGKRYLERYEDRICMVALALARGDEALARDIVDEIISGRFQPATPTFLNAGKKQRGELVSCFLLRVEDNMESIGRSINSALQLSKRGGGVALSLTNIREAGAPIKQIENQSSGIIPVMKLLEDSFSYANQLGARQGAGAVYLNAHHPDIMRFLDTKRENADEKIRIKTLSLGVVVPDITFELAKNNEDMYLFSPYDVERVYGVPFTEISVTEKYREMVADARISKKKIKAREFFQVIAEIQFESGYPYIMFEDTVNRSNPIAGRISMSNLCSEILQVSEASDYYDDLSYKHLGKDISCNLGSLNIAAAMDSTDFGKTIETSIRALTAVSDMSHISSVPSIEKGNDESHAIGLGQMNLHGYLARERIFYGSEEGVDFTNIYFYAVTYHALRASNRLAVERGVSFKGFENSKYALGDYFDKYTEQEWKPVTEKVQALFDKSGIHIPTQQDWVALKKAVMASGLYNQNLQAVPPTGSISYINHSTSSIHPIVSKIEIRKEGKIGRVYYPAPFMTNDNLDYYQDAYEIGPEKIIDTYAAATQHVDQGLSLTLFFRDTATTRDINRAQIYAWKKGIKTIYYIRLRQMALSGTEVQGCVSCTL; from the coding sequence TTGGACACGGGAACAAATCTGACGCGGGACGCGGGCGCAAAACCGCTGAAAGCGGCCGAAACACTCGACTATCATGCACTGAACGCGATGCTCAACCTCTACGACGACGAGGGAAAGATCCAGCTCAACAAGGATCGCATGGCGGCCAAGCAATATTTCCTGCAGCATGTGAACCAGAACACCGTGTTCTTTCACAATCTTCGGGAAAAGCTCGATTACCTCGTCACGGAGGGCTATTACGAGCAGGAGGTTCTCGACCAGTATTCCTTCAATTTCGTCCGCGACCTGTTCGATCAGGCCTATGCCAGGAAATTCCGGTTTCCTACCTTCCTCGGGGCTTTCAAATATTACACCAGCTATACGCTGAAGACCTTCGACGGAAAGCGCTATCTCGAGCGCTACGAAGACCGCATCTGCATGGTGGCGCTGGCTTTGGCGCGCGGCGATGAGGCCCTTGCTCGCGACATAGTCGACGAGATCATTTCCGGCCGCTTCCAGCCGGCAACGCCCACCTTCCTCAATGCCGGCAAGAAGCAGCGCGGCGAACTCGTTTCCTGTTTCCTGCTGCGCGTCGAGGACAACATGGAATCGATCGGCCGGTCGATCAATTCGGCGCTGCAGTTGTCGAAACGCGGCGGCGGCGTGGCCCTGTCGCTGACCAATATCCGCGAGGCGGGCGCGCCGATCAAGCAGATCGAAAACCAGTCCTCCGGCATCATCCCCGTCATGAAGCTCCTGGAAGACAGCTTCTCCTATGCCAATCAGCTCGGTGCGCGGCAGGGGGCGGGTGCGGTTTATCTGAACGCCCATCATCCCGATATCATGCGCTTTCTCGACACCAAGCGTGAAAACGCCGATGAGAAAATCCGCATCAAGACGCTGTCGCTCGGCGTTGTCGTGCCCGACATCACCTTCGAACTCGCCAAGAACAATGAGGACATGTACCTGTTCTCGCCCTACGACGTGGAACGGGTCTACGGCGTGCCTTTCACCGAGATTTCGGTGACGGAGAAGTACCGGGAAATGGTGGCGGACGCCCGCATCTCGAAGAAGAAGATCAAGGCGCGCGAATTCTTCCAGGTCATCGCCGAAATCCAGTTCGAAAGCGGCTACCCTTACATCATGTTCGAGGACACGGTGAACCGCTCGAACCCGATTGCCGGGCGCATCTCCATGAGCAACCTCTGCTCGGAGATCCTGCAGGTGAGCGAGGCGAGCGACTATTATGACGATCTTTCCTACAAGCATCTCGGCAAGGATATTTCCTGCAATCTCGGTTCGCTGAACATTGCTGCGGCGATGGATTCGACCGACTTCGGCAAGACGATCGAGACCTCGATCCGGGCGCTGACAGCGGTGTCCGATATGAGCCATATCTCCTCGGTTCCTTCGATCGAGAAAGGCAATGACGAGAGCCATGCGATCGGCCTCGGGCAGATGAACCTGCACGGATACCTCGCCCGCGAACGCATCTTCTATGGCTCTGAGGAAGGCGTCGATTTCACCAACATCTATTTCTATGCGGTGACCTATCACGCGCTGCGTGCCTCCAATCGTCTGGCGGTCGAGCGTGGTGTGAGCTTCAAGGGGTTCGAGAATTCGAAATACGCTTTAGGCGACTATTTCGACAAATATACCGAGCAGGAATGGAAGCCGGTGACCGAAAAGGTGCAGGCGTTGTTCGACAAATCGGGCATCCATATTCCGACACAGCAAGACTGGGTGGCGCTGAAAAAGGCGGTGATGGCCTCAGGCCTCTATAACCAGAACCTGCAGGCGGTGCCGCCGACGGGCTCGATCTCCTATATCAACCACTCGACTTCCTCGATCCATCCGATCGTCTCGAAGATCGAGATCCGCAAGGAAGGAAAGATCGGCCGCGTCTATTATCCGGCGCCGTTCATGACCAATGACAATCTCGACTACTATCAGGACGCCTACGAGATCGGGCCGGAGAAGATCATCGACACCTATGCGGCAGCGACCCAGCATGTCGACCAAGGCCTGTCGCTGACCCTGTTCTTCCGTGATACGGCGACGACGCGCGACATCAATAGGGCGCAGATTTACGCCTGGAAGAAGGGCATCAAGACGATCTACTACATCCGCCTTCGCCAGATGGCGCTGTCGGGGACCGAAGTGCAGGGCTGCGTGTCTTGTACGCTGTGA
- the nrdI gene encoding class Ib ribonucleoside-diphosphate reductase assembly flavoprotein NrdI has translation MGLIVYYSSRSGNTHRFVEKLGLRAARIPLGAEAIHIREPYVLISPTYCGNGGKGAVPKQVIRFLNEAENRSNIRGVIAAGNSNFGETYGIAGDVISKKCQVPYLYRFELLGTAEDIANVKDGMGRFWTREQI, from the coding sequence GTGGGGCTGATCGTCTATTATTCCAGCCGATCCGGGAACACCCATCGTTTCGTCGAGAAGCTGGGATTGCGCGCGGCGCGCATCCCCCTCGGCGCTGAGGCCATCCACATTCGCGAACCCTATGTGCTGATCTCGCCTACTTATTGCGGAAACGGCGGTAAAGGGGCCGTGCCCAAGCAGGTGATCCGCTTCCTCAACGAGGCGGAAAACCGCTCCAACATCCGCGGCGTGATTGCTGCGGGCAACAGCAATTTCGGCGAGACCTATGGAATCGCCGGCGATGTCATCTCGAAGAAGTGCCAGGTGCCGTACCTCTACAGGTTCGAGCTCCTGGGAACTGCCGAGGATATCGCCAATGTCAAAGACGGGATGGGACGATTTTGGACACGGGAACAAATCTGA
- the nrdH gene encoding glutaredoxin-like protein NrdH, producing MSVTVYSKPACVQCTATYRALDRLGVDYEIVDISEDAEALDRVRGMGYMQVPVVVAGEQHWAGFRPDMISALS from the coding sequence ATGAGCGTTACCGTTTACAGCAAGCCGGCCTGTGTCCAATGCACGGCCACTTACCGCGCCCTCGATCGCCTGGGCGTGGATTATGAGATCGTCGATATTTCCGAGGATGCCGAAGCGCTCGATCGCGTGCGTGGCATGGGCTACATGCAGGTTCCGGTCGTCGTTGCCGGCGAGCAGCATTGGGCGGGCTTCCGCCCCGACATGATCAGCGCGCTCTCCTGA
- a CDS encoding heavy metal translocating P-type ATPase yields the protein MTETSETRYKVGGMDCAACASKIDIAVRRIAGVADVSVSVVTGTMTIRHDGSSDLKAVEKKVTGLGYSVSPLTGNTTPGHEDRRHHHHDHAAHGHGDHDHAGHDHDHAHDEKEIEGSHGHDDAPMTGPWWRSRKGRLTIFSGAALVAAYAVGHLVPAVASYAFIVAMLVGLAPIARRAVMAAFSGTPFSIEMLMTIAAVGAVIINAGEEAATVVFLFLVGELLEGVAAGKARESIQSLTALVPKTALLEDNGQMREVPAESLAVGTVIMVRPGDRISADGVIVSGESAIDEAPVTGESTPASKGVDAVVYAGTVNGDAVLRVRVTAAAADNTIARVVKLVEEAQESKAPTERFIERFSRYYTPGVVVIAALVAVVPPLFFGGAWSEWIYKGLAILLIGCPCALVISTPAAIAASLSAGARRGLLMKGGAVLETLGKVTMVAFDKTGTLTEGKPRVTDILSFGLGEAQLMSRAAVLEQGSSHPLAQAILHRAKADSVPVPPAFELEALPGKGVTGKIGGEAVDLLSPPAARERGALNAEQEARIAKLNDEGKSVSVLLVNGVAAGLIAMRDEPREDAGAGLSALKSAGVKAMMLTGDNKRTAAAVAGMLGIDWRGEMMPEDKQRVVGELKRKGFIVAKVGDGINDAPALAAADIGIAMGGGTDVALETADAAVLHGRVGDVARMIALSQRTMRNILENITIALGLKAVFLVTTIIGITGLWPAILADTGATVLVTINALRLLRVEE from the coding sequence ATGACTGAGACGAGCGAGACACGATACAAGGTCGGCGGCATGGATTGCGCCGCCTGCGCGAGCAAAATCGATATCGCAGTCAGGCGCATAGCAGGCGTTGCCGATGTCTCAGTCTCGGTGGTGACAGGCACCATGACCATCCGGCATGACGGCAGCAGCGATCTCAAGGCGGTCGAGAAGAAGGTGACGGGCCTTGGTTATTCCGTTTCGCCCTTGACCGGAAATACGACGCCTGGGCATGAAGACCGCCGGCACCATCATCACGATCATGCCGCTCATGGCCATGGAGATCACGACCATGCCGGGCATGATCACGACCATGCCCATGACGAGAAGGAAATCGAAGGCTCGCATGGGCACGACGATGCACCGATGACCGGTCCCTGGTGGCGGAGCAGGAAGGGCCGGCTGACCATTTTTTCGGGTGCGGCGCTCGTTGCCGCCTATGCCGTCGGCCATCTGGTGCCGGCGGTCGCGTCCTACGCCTTCATCGTCGCCATGCTGGTCGGTCTGGCTCCGATCGCGCGGCGCGCTGTCATGGCGGCATTCTCCGGCACGCCGTTCTCGATCGAGATGCTGATGACGATCGCCGCCGTCGGCGCTGTTATCATCAATGCCGGCGAGGAAGCGGCAACGGTCGTATTCCTGTTTCTCGTCGGCGAGTTGCTCGAAGGCGTGGCGGCGGGCAAGGCGCGTGAAAGCATACAGTCGCTGACGGCCCTGGTGCCGAAGACTGCGCTGCTCGAAGACAATGGGCAGATGCGGGAGGTGCCGGCTGAAAGCCTTGCCGTCGGCACGGTTATCATGGTTCGCCCCGGCGATCGCATCTCTGCCGACGGCGTCATCGTATCAGGCGAGAGCGCGATCGACGAGGCTCCGGTGACGGGCGAGAGCACGCCGGCGAGCAAGGGCGTCGACGCCGTGGTCTATGCCGGTACGGTCAATGGCGATGCGGTGCTGAGGGTTCGCGTCACGGCGGCTGCTGCCGACAATACAATCGCCCGCGTCGTCAAGCTGGTGGAAGAAGCGCAGGAATCGAAGGCGCCGACGGAGCGCTTCATCGAGCGGTTTTCGCGCTACTACACGCCGGGTGTGGTCGTCATTGCCGCGCTGGTCGCGGTCGTTCCGCCGCTGTTCTTCGGCGGCGCGTGGAGTGAGTGGATCTACAAGGGTCTTGCCATCCTGCTGATCGGCTGCCCTTGCGCCCTCGTCATCTCGACGCCGGCGGCGATCGCGGCTTCGCTGTCGGCGGGCGCGAGGCGCGGGCTGCTGATGAAGGGCGGTGCGGTCCTGGAGACGCTCGGCAAGGTGACGATGGTCGCCTTCGACAAGACGGGCACGCTGACGGAAGGCAAGCCTCGGGTGACCGACATCCTTTCCTTTGGATTGGGTGAGGCGCAGCTCATGTCGCGCGCGGCGGTGCTCGAGCAGGGCTCCAGCCATCCCCTGGCACAGGCGATTCTCCACCGCGCCAAGGCGGACAGCGTGCCCGTGCCACCCGCCTTCGAGCTGGAAGCGCTGCCGGGCAAGGGTGTCACCGGCAAAATCGGCGGCGAGGCAGTTGATCTCTTGTCGCCGCCCGCCGCCCGCGAGCGTGGGGCGCTCAACGCGGAGCAGGAGGCGCGTATTGCGAAGCTCAACGACGAGGGCAAGAGTGTGTCGGTGCTGCTCGTCAATGGCGTTGCGGCTGGTCTGATCGCAATGCGCGACGAGCCGCGTGAGGACGCCGGGGCCGGGCTCTCGGCGCTCAAATCGGCCGGGGTCAAGGCGATGATGCTGACCGGCGACAACAAGCGGACGGCGGCAGCCGTCGCCGGCATGCTCGGCATCGACTGGCGGGGCGAGATGATGCCCGAGGACAAGCAGCGGGTCGTCGGCGAATTGAAGCGCAAGGGCTTCATAGTCGCCAAGGTCGGCGACGGCATCAACGACGCGCCGGCGCTCGCCGCCGCCGACATCGGTATCGCCATGGGCGGCGGCACCGATGTGGCGCTGGAGACGGCCGATGCCGCCGTGCTGCACGGGCGCGTTGGCGACGTGGCGCGAATGATCGCGCTTTCGCAGCGGACGATGCGCAATATCCTCGAGAATATCACCATTGCACTCGGGCTGAAGGCTGTCTTCCTGGTGACCACGATCATCGGGATCACCGGGCTCTGGCCGGCGATTCTCGCCGATACCGGAGCCACCGTGCTGGTTACGATCAACGCGCTCAGGCTGCTCCGCGTAGAGGAATAA
- a CDS encoding helix-turn-helix domain-containing protein has protein sequence MKKITIGEAARRSGVKVPTVRYYESIGLLAAPSRSEGNQRSFEPADISRLAFIRHARELGFEIEAIRTLLTLQDDPNQSCASADAIAKARLVEVEQRIRSLMALKAELEMMVEGCGHGRVDQCRVIEILADHGQCTHSHH, from the coding sequence ATGAAAAAGATCACAATTGGCGAGGCGGCCCGCCGGAGCGGCGTCAAGGTGCCGACGGTGCGCTATTACGAGAGCATCGGCCTGCTTGCGGCCCCGAGCCGCAGCGAAGGCAACCAGCGATCCTTCGAACCTGCCGACATCAGCCGCCTCGCTTTCATCCGCCACGCGCGCGAGCTCGGTTTCGAGATCGAGGCAATCCGCACGCTGCTCACGCTGCAGGATGATCCGAACCAGTCCTGCGCCTCGGCCGACGCCATCGCTAAGGCTCGCCTCGTTGAGGTTGAGCAGCGCATCCGCAGCCTGATGGCTTTGAAGGCCGAGCTGGAAATGATGGTGGAGGGCTGCGGCCACGGCCGCGTCGACCAGTGCCGCGTCATCGAGATTCTCGCCGACCATGGTCAATGCACGCATTCTCACCATTGA
- a CDS encoding TIGR03862 family flavoprotein, whose translation MSQKRIAIIGGGPTGLAAADLLSLSGHAVAIYDAMPTFARKFLLAGKSGLNITHSEDYARFVTRFGTASARLRPALDAFTPGDIRDWAAGLGTETFVGSSGRVFPKVMKASPLLRAWLKRLEERGVALRTRHRWTGLVEDGCVFETPEGRSIVHCDAALLALGGASWPRLGSDAAWLPWLAERGVEIAAFRPANCGFVVDWSAGFSARFAGEPVKSVTATSEAGTFPGEFVITGSGIEGSLVYAHAASLRDRLLHHGSAALTLDLAPGRTIERLARDLTRQDAKSSFSNRLRKGAGLEGVKAALLRELAPDRDRADPERLAGVIKALPVPVLDTKPIAEAISSAGGIRWTSIDEDFMLKALPGTFVAGEMLDWEAPTGGYLLTACLATGRAAARGIEAWLRR comes from the coding sequence ATGAGCCAGAAACGGATTGCGATCATCGGTGGCGGCCCCACGGGTCTTGCGGCTGCCGATCTGCTTTCGCTCTCCGGCCATGCTGTGGCGATCTACGACGCGATGCCGACCTTCGCCCGCAAGTTCCTGCTGGCCGGCAAGTCGGGCCTCAACATCACCCATTCCGAGGATTATGCCCGTTTCGTTACGCGCTTCGGAACGGCTTCAGCCCGTCTGCGTCCCGCTCTCGACGCCTTTACTCCCGGTGATATCAGGGATTGGGCCGCAGGGCTCGGGACAGAAACTTTCGTCGGCTCGTCCGGCCGGGTTTTCCCCAAGGTGATGAAGGCTTCTCCTTTGCTGCGTGCCTGGCTCAAGCGGCTTGAAGAGCGGGGTGTTGCGTTGCGCACCCGCCATCGCTGGACCGGCCTTGTCGAAGACGGTTGCGTTTTCGAAACGCCGGAAGGGCGTAGCATCGTCCATTGCGACGCCGCCCTGCTGGCGCTTGGCGGCGCAAGTTGGCCGCGCCTTGGCTCGGATGCCGCCTGGCTGCCCTGGTTGGCCGAGAGGGGCGTCGAGATCGCTGCTTTCCGGCCCGCCAATTGTGGCTTCGTCGTCGACTGGAGCGCCGGCTTCAGCGCGCGTTTCGCCGGCGAGCCCGTCAAGTCGGTCACCGCCACATCCGAAGCCGGCACCTTTCCCGGCGAGTTCGTCATCACCGGCAGCGGCATCGAAGGCAGCTTGGTCTACGCCCATGCGGCCAGCCTCCGCGACCGGCTGCTGCACCACGGCAGCGCTGCCCTGACGCTCGACCTCGCCCCAGGCCGGACGATCGAAAGGCTGGCGCGCGATCTGACGCGGCAGGACGCCAAGTCGAGCTTTTCAAACCGCCTGCGCAAGGGTGCCGGGCTTGAAGGCGTCAAGGCGGCATTGCTGCGCGAACTCGCGCCGGACCGCGACCGAGCCGATCCCGAACGTCTCGCCGGCGTGATCAAGGCTCTGCCGGTGCCGGTTCTGGATACAAAGCCGATTGCCGAGGCGATCTCCTCTGCAGGTGGCATCCGCTGGACCAGCATCGACGAAGACTTCATGCTGAAGGCGCTGCCGGGCACCTTCGTCGCCGGTGAGATGCTCGACTGGGAGGCGCCGACCGGCGGCTATCTCCTTACCGCCTGCCTTGCGACCGGCAGGGCAGCCGCGCGCGGCATCGAGGCTTGGTTGCGGCGCTAG
- the msrB gene encoding peptide-methionine (R)-S-oxide reductase MsrB, whose protein sequence is MLNRRLLLMGAAFGAMAVRLGLIGEAIAGETFAVTHSEAEWRKLLTPDQYAVLRQAGTESPFTSVLLHEERNGKFACAGCDQNLFSSATKFDSGTGWPSFWAPLKDAVGTERDTSLGMTRTAVHCSRCGGYLGHVFDDGPKPAGLRYCMNGLALTFHPASA, encoded by the coding sequence ATGTTGAACAGACGATTGTTGCTGATGGGCGCCGCTTTCGGAGCGATGGCAGTTCGCTTGGGCCTGATCGGTGAGGCGATCGCCGGCGAGACCTTCGCGGTGACGCACAGCGAGGCGGAATGGCGCAAGCTGCTGACGCCGGATCAGTATGCCGTCCTGCGCCAGGCGGGGACGGAGTCTCCCTTCACCAGCGTCTTGCTGCACGAGGAGCGGAACGGCAAGTTCGCCTGCGCCGGCTGCGACCAGAATCTGTTTTCCTCGGCGACCAAATTCGACAGCGGCACCGGCTGGCCGAGCTTCTGGGCGCCTCTTAAAGACGCCGTCGGCACGGAGCGCGACACCAGCTTAGGCATGACGCGGACCGCTGTGCATTGCAGCCGTTGCGGCGGCTATCTCGGTCATGTCTTTGATGACGGCCCGAAACCGGCCGGGCTTCGCTACTGCATGAACGGTCTTGCCTTGACGTTTCATCCGGCCTCGGCCTGA
- a CDS encoding helix-turn-helix domain-containing protein, with protein sequence MHEHSAHAEHVYSSAQRDSAAASSPVVASWRRCMTMHQLAPEDERAPLRLTDEEFRRAREQSGQLIASATEELDRLFSTVGKAGCCLLLTDRNGIALERRGAAGDDKEFHELGLWTGSIWTEASIGTNGIGTALADERAVAIFRDQHFFCANTILSCTTAPIRDHRGRLAAALDISTCRNDVNEMTLAILTQTVRDAAMRIELNLFRSAFAGARFLMVPSPANSAAALLAVDRHDLVLGATRAARIALQLDDRRIATGIPAADALHEAGVSQQEEIIEAEKAALLRALSRTSGNVSQAAAALGISRATLHRKMKKFDLH encoded by the coding sequence ATGCACGAACACTCTGCACATGCCGAGCACGTCTACTCGTCGGCCCAACGCGACTCCGCCGCCGCCAGTTCTCCGGTGGTCGCCTCCTGGCGGCGGTGCATGACGATGCACCAGCTCGCACCCGAGGACGAACGGGCGCCGCTGCGCCTGACCGACGAGGAGTTCCGGCGCGCCCGCGAGCAGTCCGGGCAGCTGATTGCCAGCGCGACGGAAGAGCTCGATCGTCTCTTCAGCACCGTCGGCAAGGCCGGCTGTTGCCTGCTTCTGACGGACAGGAACGGCATTGCGCTGGAGCGCCGCGGGGCTGCCGGCGACGACAAGGAATTTCACGAACTCGGCCTCTGGACCGGCTCAATCTGGACCGAGGCGAGCATCGGCACCAACGGCATCGGCACGGCGCTCGCCGATGAACGCGCCGTCGCCATTTTCCGCGATCAGCATTTCTTCTGCGCAAATACCATCCTCAGCTGCACGACGGCGCCGATCCGCGATCACCGTGGCCGGTTGGCCGCGGCGCTTGATATCTCTACCTGCCGCAACGACGTAAACGAGATGACCTTGGCGATCCTGACGCAGACCGTGCGCGATGCGGCCATGCGCATTGAACTCAATCTCTTTCGTTCGGCCTTTGCAGGCGCCCGTTTCCTGATGGTCCCGAGCCCCGCCAATTCCGCCGCCGCTCTGCTCGCTGTCGACCGGCACGACCTCGTGCTCGGCGCAACCCGCGCCGCCCGCATCGCGCTGCAACTGGACGACAGGCGGATCGCCACCGGCATCCCTGCCGCCGATGCCCTGCATGAGGCTGGGGTCTCGCAGCAGGAGGAGATCATCGAAGCCGAGAAGGCAGCCTTGCTGCGCGCGCTGTCGCGCACTAGCGGTAACGTTTCGCAGGCAGCCGCAGCACTGGGGATCAGTCGCGCCACTCTGCACCGAAAGATGAAGAAGTTCGACCTTCACTGA
- the adh gene encoding aldehyde dehydrogenase: MLHQKIVESPFKLKYGNYIGGEWREPVEGRYFENVTPVTGGKLCDIPRSDEKDINLALDAAHAAKEKWGRTSAAERSNILMKIAQRMEDKLELLAQAETWDNGKPIRETMAADIPLAIDHFRYFASCIRAQEGSIGEIDHDTVAYHFHEPLGVVGQIIPWNFPILMATWKLAPALAAGNCVVLKPAEQTPASILLWAELVGDLLPPGVLNIVNGFGIEAGKPLATSPRIAKIAFTGETTTGRLIMQYASQNLIPVTLELGGKSPNIFFADVMADDDDFLDKALEGFAMFALNQGEVCTCPSRALVQESIYDRFMEKAVKRVEAIKQGNPLDPETMIGAQASTEQLEKILAYLDIGKQEGAQVLAGGSRNDLGGELANGYYVKPTIFKGHNKMRVFQEEIFGPVVSVATFKDEKEALEIANDTLYGLGAGVWSRDANRCYRFGREIQAGRVWTNCYHAYPAHAAFGGYKQSGIGRETHKMMLEHYQQTKNILVSYSPKALGFF, from the coding sequence ATGCTTCATCAGAAAATCGTAGAATCGCCATTCAAGCTGAAATACGGCAACTATATCGGCGGCGAATGGCGCGAGCCGGTCGAAGGCAGATACTTTGAAAACGTGACGCCGGTCACAGGCGGCAAACTCTGCGACATCCCGCGCTCCGATGAAAAGGACATCAATCTCGCGCTCGACGCGGCCCATGCGGCCAAGGAAAAATGGGGCCGGACTTCGGCTGCCGAGCGCTCCAATATCCTCATGAAGATCGCCCAGCGCATGGAGGACAAGCTGGAACTGCTCGCCCAGGCCGAAACCTGGGACAACGGCAAGCCCATCCGCGAAACCATGGCGGCCGACATTCCGCTGGCGATCGACCACTTCCGCTACTTCGCCTCTTGCATCCGCGCCCAGGAAGGTTCGATCGGCGAGATCGACCATGATACCGTCGCCTATCACTTCCACGAGCCGCTCGGCGTCGTCGGCCAGATCATTCCCTGGAACTTCCCGATCCTCATGGCGACGTGGAAGCTGGCGCCGGCACTTGCCGCCGGCAACTGCGTCGTGCTGAAGCCAGCCGAACAGACCCCCGCTTCGATCCTGCTCTGGGCCGAACTCGTCGGCGACCTCCTGCCGCCCGGCGTGCTCAACATCGTCAACGGCTTCGGTATCGAGGCCGGCAAGCCGCTCGCGACCAGTCCCCGCATCGCCAAGATCGCCTTTACCGGCGAAACGACAACCGGTCGGCTCATCATGCAATATGCCAGCCAGAACCTCATTCCGGTCACTCTGGAACTCGGCGGCAAATCCCCGAACATCTTCTTCGCCGATGTGATGGCCGACGACGACGATTTCCTCGACAAGGCGCTCGAGGGCTTTGCGATGTTCGCCCTCAACCAGGGCGAAGTCTGCACCTGCCCCAGCCGCGCCCTCGTCCAGGAATCGATCTACGACCGCTTCATGGAAAAGGCGGTCAAACGCGTCGAGGCGATCAAACAGGGCAACCCGCTCGATCCGGAAACGATGATCGGCGCCCAGGCATCGACGGAGCAGCTTGAGAAGATCCTCGCCTATCTCGACATCGGTAAGCAGGAAGGCGCCCAGGTTCTGGCCGGCGGCTCGCGCAACGATCTCGGCGGCGAATTGGCGAACGGCTATTACGTCAAGCCGACGATCTTCAAGGGCCACAACAAGATGCGGGTGTTCCAAGAGGAGATCTTCGGACCTGTGGTCTCGGTCGCAACCTTCAAGGATGAGAAGGAGGCGCTCGAAATCGCCAACGACACGCTCTACGGTCTCGGCGCCGGCGTCTGGAGCCGCGACGCCAATCGCTGCTACCGTTTCGGCCGCGAGATCCAGGCGGGCCGCGTCTGGACCAACTGCTACCATGCCTACCCCGCCCACGCCGCCTTCGGCGGCTACAAGCAATCCGGCATCGGTCGCGAAACTCACAAAATGATGCTCGAGCATTACCAGCAGACCAAGAATATCCTGGTCAGCTACAGCCCGAAGGCGCTCGGTTTCTTCTGA
- a CDS encoding DUF779 domain-containing protein, which translates to METTVDGEPRVLATDAALDLIAEIKRDHPDILFHQSGGCCDGSSPMCYPANEFMVGDSDVKLGEIGGVPVYISASQFEAWKHTQLIIDVVPGRGGMFSLDNGREKRFLTRSRLFGGGEACAVPDATVRTV; encoded by the coding sequence ATGGAAACGACCGTCGACGGCGAACCGCGTGTTCTCGCAACCGATGCGGCCCTTGATCTGATTGCAGAAATCAAGCGGGACCATCCCGATATCCTCTTCCACCAGTCCGGCGGCTGCTGCGACGGCTCTTCACCGATGTGTTATCCTGCCAATGAATTCATGGTCGGCGACAGCGACGTCAAGCTCGGCGAGATCGGCGGCGTGCCGGTCTATATCAGCGCCAGCCAGTTCGAGGCATGGAAACACACGCAGCTCATCATCGACGTCGTGCCGGGCCGCGGCGGCATGTTCTCGCTCGACAACGGCCGCGAGAAACGCTTTCTCACCCGTTCCCGTCTCTTCGGCGGCGGCGAGGCCTGTGCCGTCCCGGATGCGACGGTCAGGACGGTGTGA